In Streptococcus parasuis, the following proteins share a genomic window:
- a CDS encoding FecCD family ABC transporter permease codes for MIRRHNYLKIFSFLLILLSAGFLIALSVGYANSSFSDVMDVISGRASSSTLLIIGRIRLPRIIASMIGGASLALAGLLLQTLTRNPLADSGILGINAGAGLVVALFVGLSSTISPTFVHTLPLFAMIGGGLTIFLVYWIARKKLYGIHPTRLIITGVGISSMLSGIMVSLISRLDDFKMEYIVQWLSGRVNGGDWKTIAIYTPLLLIVWLATYSRSRSLNIMNLNDQTAMALGLHLQRERRITLVLATALASLSVILVGNITFVGLIAGHIVRKWLGNDHRVIIPASMLVGSFILLSADTIGRVLLVGTGIPTGIIVSLIGAPYFLWLLKQEG; via the coding sequence TTGATAAGACGTCATAACTATCTCAAGATTTTTTCATTCCTCCTCATCCTCTTATCTGCTGGTTTTCTCATCGCCTTATCAGTTGGATACGCCAACTCGTCCTTTTCAGATGTGATGGATGTCATCAGTGGACGAGCCAGCTCCTCAACTCTCCTTATCATTGGTCGAATTCGTTTACCGAGAATAATCGCCTCAATGATTGGAGGGGCTTCCCTCGCTTTAGCTGGACTCTTATTACAAACATTAACGCGAAATCCTCTGGCTGATTCTGGCATATTGGGAATTAATGCTGGAGCTGGTCTTGTTGTAGCACTCTTTGTTGGACTTTCATCAACAATTAGCCCAACCTTCGTACATACGTTGCCACTATTTGCCATGATAGGAGGCGGATTAACTATTTTTCTGGTTTACTGGATTGCTCGCAAGAAATTATATGGTATCCATCCAACCCGCTTGATTATCACTGGGGTCGGTATCTCGAGCATGTTATCAGGCATCATGGTCAGCCTAATTAGTCGCTTGGATGATTTCAAAATGGAATACATCGTCCAGTGGCTCAGCGGACGAGTAAATGGTGGAGATTGGAAGACTATCGCAATCTATACGCCACTTCTTCTCATAGTTTGGCTAGCAACATATAGTCGCAGTCGTTCCCTCAATATTATGAATCTCAATGACCAGACAGCCATGGCATTGGGACTCCACTTACAACGCGAAAGACGGATTACCTTGGTATTGGCAACCGCCTTAGCCTCTCTCAGTGTCATTTTAGTTGGTAATATCACCTTCGTCGGCCTCATTGCTGGTCACATTGTTCGCAAGTGGTTAGGAAATGACCATCGTGTCATTATTCCAGCCAGTATGCTGGTGGGAAGTTTTATCCTCCTTTCAGCTGATACAATTGGACGTGTGCTACTTGTCGGAACAGGCATCCCAACCGGTATTATCGTCTCCCTTATCGGCGCTCCCTATTTTCTGTGGTTACTAAAACAAGAAGGCTAG
- a CDS encoding MFS transporter, whose protein sequence is MLHLSLDKNNRRALASAIVASGTDDLNVMFLSFSMASIIKELSISSAQAGWIATITNLGMLLGGLVFGVLADRYNKFNIFKWTIVIFAIATGLIYFTTSLPYLYIMRFIAGIGVGGEYGVAIAIMAGIVPKEKMGRISSLNGIAGQVGSITSALLAGWLAPTLGWKGLFLFGLAPLLLVLWMQFAIDDENIKDHTEGEDPVDSEVAHVGQLFKTPALARQTLALMVMTTVQIAGYFGMMNWLPTIIQTSLKISVKDSSLWMVTTILGMCIGMLVFGQILDKFGPRPVYSAFLLSSAVCVFLFQFANSQITMILGGMIVGFFVNGMFAGYGAMITRLYPHHIRSTANNVILNVGRAIGGFSSVIIGMILDASSTAVVMIFLSSLYLISFAAMLSISNLKKEAYNQFR, encoded by the coding sequence ATGTTACATCTTTCACTCGATAAAAATAATCGACGTGCCCTTGCTTCTGCCATTGTTGCCTCCGGAACGGATGATTTAAATGTCATGTTCCTCTCGTTTTCCATGGCTAGTATTATCAAAGAGCTTTCTATTTCGAGCGCTCAAGCAGGATGGATAGCCACCATTACGAATTTAGGAATGCTTCTAGGTGGACTCGTCTTTGGTGTCCTAGCTGACCGTTATAATAAGTTTAATATCTTTAAGTGGACCATTGTAATCTTTGCTATTGCAACTGGACTCATATATTTCACAACTAGCTTGCCTTATCTTTATATTATGCGCTTTATTGCTGGTATAGGTGTTGGTGGTGAATATGGGGTCGCGATAGCCATCATGGCAGGTATTGTACCCAAGGAAAAAATGGGACGAATCTCTTCGCTAAATGGGATTGCTGGTCAAGTTGGTTCCATCACATCGGCCCTACTAGCAGGTTGGTTAGCCCCAACATTGGGTTGGAAAGGTTTATTTCTCTTTGGATTAGCACCACTTTTGTTGGTTCTTTGGATGCAGTTTGCAATTGATGATGAAAACATTAAGGACCATACTGAGGGAGAGGATCCAGTAGATTCTGAAGTTGCCCATGTTGGTCAACTCTTCAAGACACCTGCTCTAGCTAGACAAACCCTGGCTCTAATGGTGATGACAACTGTGCAGATTGCTGGTTATTTTGGGATGATGAACTGGTTACCGACTATTATTCAAACTAGTTTAAAGATTAGCGTGAAAGATTCATCACTGTGGATGGTGACCACCATTTTAGGGATGTGCATAGGAATGTTAGTATTTGGACAAATTCTTGACAAATTTGGTCCTCGTCCTGTTTACAGCGCCTTTTTGCTGTCATCAGCAGTTTGTGTCTTCTTATTCCAGTTTGCTAATTCTCAAATCACGATGATTCTGGGCGGTATGATTGTTGGTTTCTTTGTAAATGGAATGTTTGCTGGTTACGGAGCAATGATTACACGGCTCTATCCGCATCATATTCGTTCAACAGCCAATAATGTGATCTTAAATGTTGGACGTGCCATTGGCGGATTTTCTTCTGTCATCATTGGGATGATATTAGATGCATCCAGCACAGCTGTTGTGATGATTTTTCTCTCAAGTCTGTATCTAATTAGCTTTGCAGCCATGCTCTCCATCAGTAATTTAAAGAAAGAAGCATACAATCAATTTCGATAA
- the queA gene encoding tRNA preQ1(34) S-adenosylmethionine ribosyltransferase-isomerase QueA: protein MNTADFDFDLPEELIAQVPLEKRDSSKLLILDREKHSMVDSHFDHIIDQLHPGDALVMNNTRVLPARLYGYKPETNGHVELLLLKNTQGDQWEVLAKPAKRLKVGTTVAFGDGRLTATIVEELEHGGRIVEFTYDGIFLEVLESLGEMPLPPYIHEKLEDRERYQTVYAKENGSAAAPTAGLHFTQELLKKIEAKGVKLVYLTLHVGLGTFRPVSVENVDEHEMHSEFYNLTAEAAQTLNQIKENGGRIVAVGTTSIRTLETIGNKFDGRLEADSGWTNIFIKPGYTFRIVDAFSTNFHLPKSTLVMLVSAFAGREFTLEAYKHAVEERYRFFSFGDAMFIQ from the coding sequence ATGAATACTGCAGATTTTGATTTTGATTTACCAGAAGAACTGATTGCCCAAGTTCCGCTTGAGAAACGTGACAGCTCCAAACTTCTCATCCTCGACCGCGAGAAGCACAGCATGGTTGATAGCCATTTTGACCATATTATTGACCAGCTTCACCCAGGTGACGCCCTTGTGATGAACAACACTCGCGTTCTGCCTGCCCGCCTCTACGGCTACAAGCCCGAAACAAATGGTCATGTAGAACTTTTACTTTTGAAAAATACCCAAGGTGATCAGTGGGAGGTTCTTGCAAAACCAGCGAAGCGCTTGAAAGTCGGTACGACAGTTGCCTTTGGAGATGGACGTTTGACAGCTACCATTGTAGAGGAATTGGAACACGGAGGCCGAATCGTTGAGTTCACTTACGATGGAATCTTCTTAGAAGTCTTAGAAAGCCTCGGTGAAATGCCACTCCCTCCATATATTCATGAAAAATTGGAAGACCGGGAGCGATACCAGACTGTTTATGCCAAAGAAAATGGTTCTGCCGCAGCTCCAACTGCCGGCCTCCATTTTACCCAGGAACTACTTAAAAAAATTGAAGCCAAAGGTGTGAAATTAGTCTATTTGACACTTCATGTTGGTCTTGGAACCTTTCGCCCAGTCTCTGTCGAAAACGTTGATGAGCATGAGATGCATTCAGAATTTTACAACCTAACCGCTGAAGCCGCTCAAACACTCAATCAAATCAAAGAAAATGGTGGACGTATCGTTGCAGTTGGAACCACTTCTATTCGCACGCTGGAAACCATTGGAAACAAATTTGATGGGCGTTTAGAAGCAGATTCTGGTTGGACAAATATTTTCATCAAACCAGGATATACCTTCCGAATTGTCGATGCATTTTCAACTAATTTCCATCTTCCAAAATCCACTTTGGTCATGCTTGTTTCAGCTTTTGCAGGTAGAGAATTTACCTTAGAAGCTTATAAACATGCTGTTGAAGAACGTTACCGCTTCTTTAGCTTTGGAGATGCCATGTTTATCCAATAA
- a CDS encoding glutathione peroxidase, which produces MSIYDITVQKQDGTDQPMCDFQGQVLLVVNTAPGCGLAPQYKELQELYDTYKDKGFVVLDFPCNQFLNQAPGSDEEINQTCSLTYGTTFPRFAKIAVNGAEASPLYRYLKKEKSTLLGGRIEWNFTKFLVDRQGRVVKRYLPTTSPLKLKEDIELYLEK; this is translated from the coding sequence ATGAGCATTTACGATATTACAGTTCAAAAACAAGATGGAACAGATCAGCCCATGTGTGATTTTCAGGGTCAGGTTCTTTTAGTTGTCAATACGGCGCCAGGTTGTGGGTTGGCACCTCAATACAAGGAATTGCAAGAACTCTATGATACTTATAAAGACAAAGGTTTTGTCGTGCTCGATTTTCCTTGCAATCAATTTTTAAATCAGGCTCCCGGTTCTGATGAAGAAATCAATCAGACCTGCAGTTTGACTTACGGCACAACTTTTCCTCGTTTTGCCAAAATTGCCGTAAATGGAGCTGAAGCCAGTCCACTATATCGCTATCTCAAGAAAGAAAAATCGACCTTACTAGGCGGTCGAATCGAGTGGAATTTTACCAAGTTTTTGGTCGATAGACAAGGGCGCGTGGTTAAGCGGTATTTACCAACGACTAGTCCATTAAAACTGAAAGAGGATATTGAACTTTACTTAGAAAAATAA
- a CDS encoding pseudouridine synthase, which produces MRLDKCMEEARIGSRKQVKKLFKSQQIVIDGQPAQSLSQIVDPELQTIQVSGKKVALEGSVYYLLYKPAGVVSAVRDKDHQTVIDLISPQDSREGLYPVGRLDRDTEGLVLITNNGPLGYRMLHPSHHVEKVYYVEVNGRLGEDAPAFFASGIAFLDGTRCQPADLIILEATLDHSRATIKLAEGKFHQVKKMFLAYGLKVTYLKRIAFGGFELGDLERGAYRQLSPNEMEHLLTYFD; this is translated from the coding sequence ATGAGATTGGACAAGTGTATGGAGGAGGCTCGGATTGGCTCCCGCAAGCAGGTAAAGAAATTATTTAAGTCCCAACAGATTGTCATTGATGGGCAACCCGCTCAAAGCCTAAGCCAAATTGTTGACCCAGAGTTGCAAACGATCCAAGTATCGGGTAAAAAAGTTGCATTAGAAGGCTCTGTCTATTATTTACTTTACAAACCAGCTGGAGTCGTTTCAGCTGTGAGGGATAAAGACCACCAAACTGTCATCGACTTGATTTCCCCACAAGACAGTAGGGAAGGTCTCTACCCCGTCGGTCGTTTAGACAGGGACACCGAAGGTCTAGTCCTTATCACCAACAACGGTCCGCTCGGCTATCGGATGCTCCATCCCAGCCATCATGTGGAAAAGGTCTATTATGTAGAGGTGAATGGACGGTTGGGAGAGGATGCACCAGCATTTTTTGCCTCAGGCATTGCATTCTTGGATGGAACACGGTGTCAGCCTGCAGACTTAATTATTTTGGAAGCTACTTTGGACCATAGCAGAGCGACCATCAAGCTGGCTGAAGGCAAATTTCATCAGGTTAAGAAGATGTTTTTGGCCTATGGTCTCAAGGTCACCTATCTCAAACGCATCGCTTTTGGTGGGTTTGAGCTCGGAGATTTGGAACGAGGTGCATACAGACAACTCAGTCCAAATGAAATGGAACATTTGTTAACTTATTTTGATTAA
- a CDS encoding glucosamine-6-phosphate deaminase: MKIHIVNNQVEGAVLAVDLLREKLANGAKVLGLATGSSPLEFYSVLRESDLDFSDVTSVNLDEYVGLGEDSDQSYVHFMKENLFNAKPFKQSFLPNGLANDLTEEIARYNQILADHPVDFQILGIGRNGHIGFNEPGASFDTVARVVDLAPSTIEANARFFAHSEDVPKQAISMGIANIMAAKTIVLMAYGEEKADAIKAMVEGEVTEEVPASILQKHKDVVLIIDQAAASKLG; encoded by the coding sequence ATGAAAATTCATATTGTAAACAATCAAGTTGAAGGTGCAGTACTAGCTGTAGATTTGTTGAGAGAAAAGTTGGCTAATGGTGCAAAAGTGCTTGGTTTAGCTACGGGTTCTAGCCCATTGGAATTTTATTCGGTCCTTCGCGAATCAGATTTGGACTTTTCTGATGTGACTTCTGTCAATCTGGATGAGTACGTGGGATTGGGTGAAGACAGTGACCAGTCTTATGTTCACTTTATGAAAGAGAATCTTTTCAATGCTAAACCCTTCAAACAATCATTTTTACCAAATGGCTTGGCAAACGACTTGACCGAGGAAATTGCCCGTTACAATCAGATTTTGGCAGACCATCCGGTAGATTTCCAAATTTTAGGAATTGGTCGCAACGGTCATATCGGTTTTAATGAACCAGGAGCGTCATTTGATACTGTTGCTCGTGTGGTTGATTTGGCACCATCAACCATTGAAGCCAATGCTCGTTTCTTTGCTCATTCAGAGGATGTTCCAAAACAAGCGATTTCAATGGGGATTGCCAATATTATGGCAGCCAAGACCATTGTCCTCATGGCTTATGGGGAAGAAAAGGCAGATGCGATTAAAGCTATGGTCGAAGGAGAAGTTACGGAAGAAGTTCCAGCAAGTATCCTCCAAAAACATAAGGATGTAGTATTGATTATCGACCAAGCAGCTGCGAGTAAATTAGGATAG
- a CDS encoding arginine repressor — translation MNKIESRHKLILSLVKEKKLRTQQELQELLELNGVSVTQSTLSRDIKLLNLVKVNEDTSSHYIVNPIMPTRWEKRLRLYMEDALIMLKPVQHQVVLKTLPGLASSFGSILDAMEIPEIVATLCGDDVCLIICQDNQAAQTCYDYLTQFTPPFFLSKE, via the coding sequence ATGAATAAGATTGAAAGTCGTCATAAATTAATTCTGTCATTAGTAAAAGAGAAAAAACTCCGGACTCAACAAGAACTGCAAGAATTACTGGAATTGAACGGTGTATCCGTTACCCAATCTACACTATCGCGTGACATTAAATTACTTAATTTAGTAAAAGTCAATGAAGATACATCTTCTCACTACATTGTCAATCCGATTATGCCAACACGATGGGAAAAACGACTTCGTCTATATATGGAAGATGCTTTGATTATGCTAAAACCAGTACAGCACCAAGTTGTATTAAAAACACTTCCAGGACTTGCTAGTTCTTTTGGCTCAATACTTGATGCCATGGAAATTCCAGAGATTGTCGCTACGCTTTGTGGCGATGATGTCTGTCTCATTATTTGTCAGGATAATCAGGCGGCTCAAACTTGTTATGACTACCTCACCCAATTTACCCCACCATTCTTTTTATCAAAGGAATAA
- a CDS encoding glutathione S-transferase family protein yields the protein MGLLQDGKWVDQWYDTKSTGGKFVRTVTQFRNWITPDGQAGPTGKGGFKAESGRYHLYISLACPWASRTLIMRKLKGLEDHISLSIVHPLMLENGWTFADGPGVIKDSLFNSDYLYQVYLKADPNYTGRVTVPVLWDKQTNTIVNNESAEIMRMFNTAFNDITGNYEDFYPEHLQTEIDAMNDFVYPNINNGVYKAGFSTNQAVYEKEVKNLFAALDKLEEHLADKDYLVGNQLTEADIRLFTTLLRFDAVYFGHFKCNIKALVNYPNLWHYTKRLYNHAGIAETVNFDHIKQHYYGSHKTINPTGIVPVGPDLDWTIEN from the coding sequence ATGGGACTTTTACAAGATGGTAAATGGGTGGATCAATGGTATGACACCAAGTCAACAGGCGGTAAGTTTGTTCGTACTGTCACACAATTTCGCAACTGGATTACTCCTGATGGGCAAGCAGGTCCAACAGGAAAAGGTGGTTTCAAAGCGGAATCAGGTCGCTACCACCTTTACATTTCACTAGCTTGTCCTTGGGCAAGTCGGACCTTAATCATGCGAAAATTGAAAGGCCTAGAAGACCACATTTCCCTGTCAATCGTCCATCCGCTCATGTTGGAAAATGGTTGGACTTTTGCGGACGGACCTGGTGTCATCAAGGATTCCCTCTTTAACAGCGACTATTTGTATCAGGTATATTTAAAAGCTGATCCAAATTACACTGGTCGTGTCACTGTTCCAGTTCTTTGGGATAAGCAAACCAACACGATTGTCAATAACGAATCCGCTGAAATCATGCGCATGTTCAACACTGCTTTCAACGACATTACAGGTAACTATGAGGACTTCTATCCGGAACACCTGCAAACTGAAATCGATGCTATGAATGATTTTGTCTATCCAAACATCAATAACGGAGTCTACAAGGCAGGTTTTTCAACGAATCAGGCAGTTTATGAAAAAGAAGTAAAAAACCTTTTTGCCGCCTTGGATAAATTGGAAGAGCATCTGGCAGACAAGGACTATCTAGTGGGGAATCAATTGACAGAAGCAGATATTCGTCTCTTCACGACCTTGCTTCGTTTTGATGCTGTCTATTTTGGGCACTTCAAATGTAATATAAAAGCCTTGGTCAACTATCCAAATCTGTGGCATTACACCAAGCGACTTTACAACCATGCTGGTATTGCAGAAACGGTGAATTTCGACCATATCAAGCAGCATTACTATGGTAGCCATAAAACCATTAACCCAACAGGTATTGTCCCAGTCGGCCCTGACTTGGACTGGACAATTGAAAACTAG